The DNA segment atttaaatatctgaacccggccataatatccgaacccgaacatAAAATACTCGAACCCGACTCGAAGTGTAGAAATATACAAACGAGTTTTATACCTTTATACTGAAATGCCCAATACGAACCCGAACGTGTATCCGAACACCCACCCCTACGATATATGATCATCATTTGAAtcttgtttgaacaaaaaaaaagttaaaccattgatcacaaaattttcaatgtgggaCTTTTACCATTTGTAGtaatttattgtcgtttttaaaaatttaaaatataacatataaaaaaaaaatattttttaattatatgcttaatgtgattgtttaatttcatttaatagtataaaattaaacaaaaaaaagaggttagataaattgttatcaaatatgtattattcataatcattcattgtcatatatatatgttaacattgttaggtaattccgtagcttttatttaagaaaaacaaaaatattcttttgtacactactaattaatttgatagttaatttaatataaaacacagtatatgtttatatagaccaacttatttttttaacaattctAATAATCATTCTCGTGGTGATACGTGGCTacgaaaatatgttgtaatgctctaggattaatatataagggatgatatttaaaatttaggaaaaaaagaaaagaggttAATAAACacctctctatatatatgtgtgaaaGTCTCTCATGGTGACAAGTGACGAGCAACCGAACCTAGCGACATGAAATGGTCATTTGTCATTGTTTTATCAGCTTGCTAATCCGTAACGTGTAATGACGCTAAAACCTCCTGTAACCTCGTCTGTATGGATTAGCTTTTTGCTTTTCCACAACTATAATAGGAACGACTACGGCGTTTACAGGTACATTATTCTTCTTCAACGCACTGTAGCTAATATATCTTGCGGCCAGGCCCGGCTGTGGAATATTTTGGGCAGAAACCCCAAAACtataaagataataaaaacaGTGAAAAAAGCTTTAAAAAATCAATCTCTTCACTTCtctaaatatttatgtatgggTTGGGCATAATATCCATACCCAAAATATTTACCCGAACCGATCTGAAAAATAGGGTACTCGGCCCGGTTAGATCCTGCCTAAATATTTGAATgagataatttttcaaaaattcgaAAAAACCGAAACCGTACCCGACCCGTACCGAAAACCGAATGAGTATCCGAACATAtccaaacatataaataaatatatataatattattttaaattatatttttatagtattaatacctaaaattaattataaatcaaatatattagttatttaaaatatttatagataaatatagatattttggataaaaatacTCAAATAACATTATGTATATGGTtgcttttaaacaaaaaaaataccaaTTTGAGCTATATAAATTGAGTATTTTGaggttttaagttattttagaTAAGTTTGAGTAATTTGGATATAAACTACTTGAATCAAATCGAGTAGTTTGGTTACTTCGGATAAAACCCGAATCCACCCGGATCCGGGAGGATCTGACTCGAACCCGACCCGTTTTGGCTGTAGAATTTAAGCTGTAAATTTATTTGATGTATATTATTTTGCTGTAGATTTGTCAAACGCTATCTTTTTGCTCTGGAAATAAAGTTTTCTACagctatattttaattttgtagagatttttttgctatgaaatttttagaaaaaagaaagctcgattggttgacatatatgattttatattaaattttggcTGTCTAGAGCATCTGCAGCCACAGCCAATCACTCTCTATATCTGTACGTATCCCGGTTCTTACTCTATTTTTGTTAAATGTTTACCTCGGTTATCTTAGAGTAGATTGATTAACGTCTTTGATATAAAACTGGTCTTATCCTAATCGTTTACTAAGGATAGCTAATTAGAATGATCATAGCTAGACACAAAACAAATACATgctctgttttaatagtattgatacaaactttgattagtaaagAAAAACACGAGACAtgaaaaacataacaaaaaaaggACAAACATAACAAAGTTCAAACACAATTAATAAGATGGCTCAAGgaacattaatattaaactcAATTATGGAGGATTTATTACCCTCGCCATTATAACTCTAAAGCACGAAACTTATAATAACCACGAGAACCAATCCTAGAGAGACCGCCCTAGGACTCACCAAACCGGCCGAATTGTGAGCTTTCGCTGGTCCTGGAGCCGGAGCAAGAGCTTCAGATTCAGAAAGAACCACTCTCGGAGAAGGCGCTGGAGATGACAAAGCCTGATGGCTTGGAGACAGAGTCGGTGACGGTGAGGGCGATGGAGATGGCTGACGAGGACTGTGGCTGTGGTGGGCGGCGGACATGACCTTCACGGGTAGCTTCTGACCTTTGAGACAATTTTCTGAGTTGCCGCTGACAAAAAAGAACGGACCTGAGCGGCTAAGAACATAGAGAGAGTCTCCGTCCGTGAGGGAGGTTATTGGGTGAGTAGTGTTGCATATATTGAATTCTTCTTCACTCACCTCCAACACTGAATCTTTCCCCTTAGGGTACTTAAAATCTAGCAAAATCAAAAGTCAAAATAGTTGATATATAGTATCATGAATTATGATGTTATTATTATGACACTAACACATGAATGTGTAtatagaagagaagagagagagagacttacaAAGAGTGTCATTGACCTGAAACCGGCTTCGATAAGACCAATGAGAATAGTCCTCGGATGGAGTAAGGACCCAACCATCTCTCCCACCGACATAGAACTTGTACCCATTTGAAAACCCAATTGCAAACCCCAAACTCATTAACATCACAGTCATCAAATAGGCATCAAACCTTTTGATCAAACCCATCCCTCCAAACTTTAACTAGACCTCAAATAAATCAATCTCTTGAAATGTGTGTTGCTCTTCAGTGCTTGTATGCGTATTTATAGTGAAAGTAGAGAAGTCATAGCCGTTAGCTTTTGGCTGCATCAACTTCGACTCTCTAGAGAATATGCAAAATTAATAAGAAGCGTTTCAAGTTTTGCtcctcttttgttttcttcacaCGTTTCAACATGCAATGGACTTAACGGCCATCTCTCTTCTTTTCACACAATTCATTTACTCCCTCCTCAAATCACaaactaggggtgggcacttcggttattttatcggttcggttcgagttcggttcggtttggttagttcggttctaGAATTTTTCCAGCTGAAGTAAACCatagttagtttggtttggatcgatttcggttcagttatgttcggttcggtt comes from the Brassica rapa cultivar Chiifu-401-42 chromosome A01, CAAS_Brap_v3.01, whole genome shotgun sequence genome and includes:
- the LOC103868075 gene encoding early nodulin-like protein 2; translated protein: MGLIKRFDAYLMTVMLMSLGFAIGFSNGYKFYVGGRDGWVLTPSEDYSHWSYRSRFQVNDTLYFKYPKGKDSVLEVSEEEFNICNTTHPITSLTDGDSLYVLSRSGPFFFVSGNSENCLKGQKLPVKVMSAAHHSHSPRQPSPSPSPSPTLSPSHQALSSPAPSPRVVLSESEALAPAPGPAKAHNSAGLVSPRAVSLGLVLVVIISFVL